The following are encoded in a window of Chitinophagaceae bacterium genomic DNA:
- a CDS encoding DUF1203 domain-containing protein yields MQKFKIVPLTGEYAKQIRETRKDDFGHEVTEQTATGKGPCRVSLKPFRVGEDKRLLLSHSPFAIDNAFNQPGPIFIHAEEVEVYKDIYRFPPEIKADKENFPLSLIGYSKSQKMVFTKLVGDRDVDELIPEIFGSNPKIDYLHARNAEACCFICRIERV; encoded by the coding sequence ATGCAGAAATTCAAGATCGTTCCCTTAACCGGGGAATATGCCAAACAGATCCGTGAAACACGTAAAGATGATTTCGGCCACGAAGTGACCGAACAGACAGCAACCGGAAAGGGTCCCTGCCGGGTGTCATTAAAGCCATTTCGGGTGGGAGAAGACAAGCGCCTGCTTTTATCACACAGCCCCTTTGCCATTGACAATGCCTTTAACCAGCCCGGCCCCATTTTTATCCACGCTGAAGAAGTGGAAGTTTATAAAGACATTTACCGCTTCCCTCCCGAGATAAAAGCAGATAAAGAGAATTTTCCCCTGTCTTTGATCGGGTATAGCAAAAGCCAGAAAATGGTCTTTACCAAATTGGTTGGTGACCGGGATGTTGATGAACTGATCCCGGAAATATTCGGATCCAACCCCAAAATTGATTACCTGCATGCGAGGAATGCGGAGGCCTGTTGTTTTATTTGCAGGATCGAAAGGGTTTAG